Proteins encoded in a region of the Mycolicibacterium duvalii genome:
- the lspA gene encoding signal peptidase II, producing the protein MTDESTGPAAEDRLAQPAPRRRLRLLLGVAAVVLVLDIVTKVLAVELLTPGEPVSIIGDTVTWTLVRNSGAAFSMATGYTWVLTLIATGVAAGIIWMGRRLVSPWWALGLGMILGGALGNLVDRFFRSPGPLQGHVVDFLSIGWWPVFNVADPAVVGGAILLVVLSLLGFDFDSVGRRKPDDGDDSVGRRAPDGEEKPA; encoded by the coding sequence GTGACTGACGAATCCACCGGGCCGGCCGCCGAGGATCGGCTCGCGCAGCCCGCCCCGCGACGCCGGCTGCGTCTCCTGCTCGGGGTGGCCGCGGTGGTGCTCGTGCTGGACATCGTCACCAAGGTGCTCGCGGTCGAACTGCTCACCCCGGGTGAACCGGTGTCGATCATCGGTGACACCGTGACGTGGACGCTGGTGCGCAACTCCGGGGCGGCGTTCTCGATGGCCACCGGGTACACCTGGGTGCTGACGTTGATCGCGACCGGAGTGGCCGCGGGGATCATCTGGATGGGCCGGCGCCTGGTGTCGCCGTGGTGGGCGCTCGGCCTCGGGATGATCCTCGGCGGCGCGCTGGGCAACCTGGTCGACCGGTTCTTCCGGTCTCCGGGACCGCTGCAGGGCCACGTCGTCGACTTCCTGTCGATCGGTTGGTGGCCGGTGTTCAACGTGGCCGACCCCGCGGTGGTCGGCGGCGCGATTCTGCTGGTCGTGTTGTCGTTGCTGGGATTCGACTTCGATTCCGTCGGGAGGCGCAAGCCGGACGACGGCGACGATTCCGTCGGGAGGCGCGCGCCGGACGGCGAGGAAAAGCCCGCATGA